Proteins from one Pagrus major chromosome 1, Pma_NU_1.0 genomic window:
- the LOC141004380 gene encoding SH3 and PX domain-containing protein 2A-like, with amino-acid sequence MKRLRFIDDYCRALVRLPPQISQSEEVLRFFETKAEDVNPPVEDYGSKRKSGIDSSEPMVLEQYVAVANYERQENSEISLKAGETVDVIEKSESGWWFVSTAEEQGWVPATYLDSQNVTRDDLDLGTSRTGEVTKRRKAHLKRLDRRWTLGGIVNRQQSREEKYVTIQPYTSQGKDEVSFEKGVTVEVIQKNLEGWWFIRYLGKEGWAPASYLKKVKEDFSPRKKTLTGPVEIIGNIMEISNLLQKKSVSEKDIQTDGEGSTTPERHISKSEISLPMPFSAEINAETGRRLSAGRDTNSPCLGIAASAALNENKVRGEPGSPAVARVAPHRVEIGSPNLRQKPPPRRETHLGFQLPKPPEPPAVEAEYYTIADFQSSISDGISFRGGQKADVIEKNPGGWWYVQIGEMEGWAPCSYIDKRKKPNLSRRTSTLTRPKVPPPAPPVKKQDSEETPPPANSASKASEPPSRPVYEEPEYDVPAVGCEGESDTDSLKDERSLDVKISSVVSDKYRSSPPSCKASPPVCKASPVFTHRRASFRSVEEVAKEECIYENDGFRRSSGIEGTSTVKGSSQPNSPRSYHSSTVPRKPSGSSPLAGRPMKTMTPEMSRRSQTLGRHIDISLRSQDSSPHSSSDELSRGSKKAPAFSRDVEQRIGQSPSTRPKPSVRPKPLLTKSEPQSPERMDISSLRRQLRPTSQFRHSLKPTRGDDSETASVISSEDSMCSRSTSDLSSVYSKGSRGDSDVEGPNLYRSLDAYKKVQDSEISFPAGVEVEILEKQESGWWYIRWGSEEGWAPSYYLEPVRQIGDPGGLESDGHGSGGSKSNSLEKNEQHVLALNNINIQGLNPQHQGMRRNTPPIPSKPPGGFSKPSGIVNGGVRMRNGVRQVAVRPQSVFVTTTQPAKDGHYMTGSLRRNDSLGRSDHYGSGSATLGVRRNASFSTVRPHVVVESQTRPAERSSLGSSGTSFSTSNVQDALSRVNQRNGIPVSTVRPKPIEKNQLIHNNLGRDVYVSIADYRGDEETMGFTEGTCLEVLERNPNGWWYCQVQDSLLPRKGWVPSNYLERKK; translated from the exons GCTGGTGGTTTGTCAGCACAGCAGAGGAGCAGGGCTGGGTGCCGGCCACATACCTGGACTCCCAGAATGTAACCCGAGATGATTTGGATCTGGGCACTTCCAGGACTGGAGAAG tcactAAGAGACGCAAGGCACACCTGAAGAGGCTGGACCGCCGCTGGACCCTTGGGGGTATAGTCAACCGCCAGCAAAGCAGAG AGGAGAAATATGTGACGATACAGCCGTACACCAGTCAAGGGAAGGATGAAGTCAGCTTTGAGAAAGGGGTCACCGTGGAGGTCATCCAAAAGAACCTGGAGGGCTGGTGGTTCATCAG ATACTTAGGGAAAGAGGGCTGGGCCCCTGCCTCCTACTTGAAAAAGGTGAAAGAGGACTTTTCCCCTCGCAAGAAGACCCTGACAGGCCCCGTGGAGATCATCGGCAACATCATGGAGATCAGCAACCTGTTGCAAAAGAAGTCGGTCAGCGAGAAGGACATCCAGACAGACGGAGAGGGTAGCACCACACCCGAACGCCACATCTCCAAGAGCGAGATCAGCTTGCCCATGCCCTTTAGCGCTGAAATCAATGCCGAGACGGGCAGGAGGCTGAGTGCAGGCCGTGACACTAACAGCCCATGTCTGGGAATAGCAGCAAGTGCTGccctaaatgaaaacaaagtgagaGGCGAGCCAGGGTCCCCAGCTGTTGCGAGAGTGGCACCGCATAGAGTGGAAATTG GGTCTCCAAATCTGAGACAAAAGCCTCCACCGAGAAGAGAAACCCACTTG GGATTCCAGTTACCCAAGCCACCAGAGCCACCTGCTGTGGAAGCTGAGTATTACACTATAGCAGATTTCCAGTCCTCCATCTCTGATGGCATCAGTTTCCGTGGAGGACAAAAGGCTGAT GTGATAGAGAAGAACCCAGGAGGCTGGTGGTATGTGCAGATTGGAGAGATGGAGGGCTGGGCCCCCTGCTCCTACATTGACAAGCGCAAGAAGCCCAACCTCAGCCGTCGGACCAGCACCCTCACAAGGCCCAAAGTCCCACCCCCAGCACCGCCTGTCAAAAAACAAGACTCAGAGGAGACTCCCCCTCCTGCTAACTCTGCCTCTAAAGCCTCAGAGCCGCCAAGCAGACCTGTGTATGAGGAACCTGAATATGACGTACCTGCAGTTGGATGCGAAGGTGAATCAGACACAGATTCCCTGAAGGATGAACGCAGCCTGGATGTGAAGATAAGCAGTGTGGTCAGCGACAAGTATCGCAGCTCCCCACCTTCCTGCAAGGCCTCTCCTCCTGTGTGCAAGGCATCCCCTGTTTTCACTCATCGAAGGGCGTCCTTCAGGTCTGTAGAGGAGGTTGCAAAAGAGGAGTGTATCTATGAGAATGACGGCTTCAGGCGAAGCAGCGGCATTGAGGGAACTTCAACAGTCAAAGGTTCCAGTCAGCCAAATTCCCCAAGGAGCTACCATTCCTCCACGGTCCCACGCAAACCCTCTGGGTCCTCACCTTTAGCTGGTAGACCCATGAAGACCATGACGCCAGAGATGAGCCGGAGAAGCCAGACCCTGGGCAGACATATAGATATCAGCCTCAGATCACAGGACAGCAGCCCCCACTCCTCATCAGATGAATTGAGCAGAGGCTCCAAGAAAGCCCCTGCCTTCAGCAGGGATGTGGAGCAGAGAATAGGCCAGAGCCCTTCCACCAGGCCCAAGCCTTCTGTCAGACCTAAACCACTCCTGACCAAATCAGAGCCCCAGAGTCCTGAGAGGATGGATATCAGCTCTCTGAGAAGGCAACTGAGGCCTACAAGTCAGTTTCGACACAGCCTCAAACCCACCCGTGGGGACGACTCTGAAACAGCCTCTGTTATTTCGTCAGAGGACTCGATGTGTTCGCGCAGTACCTCAGATCTCTCCTCTGTTTACTCCAAAGGGAGTCGTGGTGATTCAGACGTGGAAGGCCCCAATCTCTACCGCTCCCTGGACGCCTATAAGAAGGTCCAGGATTCTGAAATCAGCTTTCCAGCCGGAGTGGAGGTTGAGATTTTGGAAAAACAAGAGAGTGGTTGGTGGTACATCCGTTGGGGATCAGAGGAGGGCTGGGCTCCCTCATACTACCTGGAACCTGTCAGACAAATTGGTGATCCAGGTGGTTTGGAATCAGATGGGCATGGGAGTGGTGGGAGCAAGTCCAACAGCCTGGAGAAAAATGAGCAACATGTTTTGGCCCTCAATAACATCAATATTCAGGGTCTGAACCCACAGCATCAAGGCATGAGGAGGAACACTCCGCCGATTCCTTCCAAGCCCCCTGGTGGCTTCTCGAAGCCGTCTGGAATAGTTAATGGGGGGGTTCGGATGAGGAATGGGGTACGCCAGGTGGCAGTGAGGCCTCAGTCTGTATTTGTGACAACGACACAGCCGGCTAAGGATGGGCACTACATGACTGGTTCTCTGAGGCGCAATGACTCACTTGGCAGAAGTGATCActatggctctggttctgccACTCTTGGTGTACGGCGAAATGCCTCCTTCAGCACCGTGAGGCCACATGTAGTTGTTGAAAGTCAGACAAGGCCTGCTGAGCGCTCCAGCCTGGGGTCCTCAGGGACCTCGTTCAGCACAAGCAATGTCCAGGATGCCCTTAGCAGAGTTAACCAACGTAACGGCATCCCTGTGTCCACAGTCCGACCCAAGCCCATAGAGAAGAACCAGCTGATCCACAATAACCTTGGTAGGGATGTGTACGTATCCATCGCTGACTACCGTGGCGATGAGGAAACTATGGGTTTCACTGAGGGTACTTGTCTGGAGGTTTTGGAGAGAAACCCCAATGGATGGTGGTACTGCCAGGTGCAGGACAGCCTGCTTCCCCGCAAGGGCTGGGTCCCCTCTAACTACCTAGAGCGtaagaaataa